The Chryseobacterium sp. 52 genome includes a region encoding these proteins:
- a CDS encoding glycosyltransferase has protein sequence MSQKKKILIRIGSLRHGGAEKVLINFLKNLPEDKYEIDLLINLYTGMYIKEVPSWVNLHYLLKGEMITTNRPHEIPVKAFRVLYQKMFLWFPPLLYKFVLKNKKYDVEIGAIHGMYRELLSSPQKDSKKIIWIQNDIFNLKEYTPEVIRQLFKFDRILVISNKLKEEMQKVAQNDREKQAVVKIFNPIDKEDTLKKANTVIDDYPFPDDIPTFITIGTVYPQKGYDRLLDVHKKLIDEGLKHQIIIIGDGFEFEKTQTKLNDLGLQETVKMLGFRSNPYPYLKKADFYVMSSRHEGFPTIIAEALILNKPVVSTDVSGIKDLLQQGKLGIITPNSEDGIYEGMKKFLTDQETAGHYEKEIASADLPFVLEKSVAQLQEIIDEL, from the coding sequence ATGTCCCAAAAGAAAAAAATACTGATCAGAATAGGCTCGCTCCGTCATGGAGGCGCAGAAAAAGTTCTTATCAATTTTCTCAAAAACCTTCCGGAAGACAAATACGAAATTGATTTATTGATCAATCTTTATACAGGAATGTACATCAAAGAGGTTCCGTCATGGGTAAATCTTCATTATCTGCTGAAGGGCGAAATGATTACAACCAACAGGCCTCACGAAATTCCGGTAAAAGCATTCAGAGTGCTTTATCAAAAAATGTTTCTCTGGTTTCCTCCTCTTCTTTATAAGTTTGTTTTAAAGAACAAAAAATATGATGTAGAAATAGGGGCTATTCATGGGATGTACAGGGAACTCTTATCCAGTCCGCAAAAGGATTCAAAAAAAATCATCTGGATTCAGAACGATATTTTCAACCTGAAAGAATATACTCCGGAGGTCATCCGACAGCTTTTCAAATTCGACAGAATACTGGTTATTTCCAATAAACTGAAAGAGGAGATGCAGAAGGTTGCTCAAAACGACAGAGAAAAACAGGCTGTTGTTAAAATTTTTAACCCGATCGATAAAGAAGATACATTAAAAAAGGCGAACACAGTCATTGACGATTATCCCTTTCCGGATGATATCCCTACTTTTATCACCATTGGAACGGTTTATCCGCAGAAAGGGTACGACAGGCTTCTGGATGTTCATAAAAAACTGATCGATGAGGGATTGAAACACCAGATCATCATCATCGGGGATGGTTTTGAATTTGAAAAAACTCAAACGAAACTAAACGATTTAGGACTTCAGGAAACTGTAAAAATGCTGGGCTTCAGGAGCAATCCATACCCTTATTTGAAAAAGGCAGACTTTTATGTAATGTCTTCCAGGCATGAGGGCTTTCCTACCATTATTGCAGAAGCATTGATTTTGAATAAACCGGTTGTATCGACAGATGTTTCAGGAATAAAAGATCTTCTTCAGCAAGGAAAATTAGGAATCATTACTCCCAATTCAGAAGACGGAATCTACGAGGGAATGAAAAAATTTCTGACCGATCAGGAAACTGCAGGCCATTATGAAAAAGAAATTGCCAGCGCTGACCTGCCTTTTGTACTGGAGAAATCTGTGGCACAGCTTCAGGAAATCATTGACGAATTATAA
- a CDS encoding serine acetyltransferase, with protein MGYTVIQKDFYRESGKWLSSFEIWKKCINPNLHFIYILRKTQQHHRKPVLGVFWKLVLRHYQIKYGYQIYPETEIGEGFYLGHWGSLVINPKAKIGKNCNIAQGVTIGQQNRGKLQGFPTISDEVWIGANAVIVGGITIGNNVLIAPNSYVNFDVPANSLVVGNPGIIYPSERATEAYINHTV; from the coding sequence ATGGGTTATACAGTCATACAAAAAGATTTTTACAGGGAAAGCGGGAAATGGCTCTCTTCATTTGAGATCTGGAAAAAATGTATCAATCCGAACCTGCATTTTATTTATATTTTGAGAAAGACTCAGCAACATCACAGGAAACCTGTTTTGGGGGTATTCTGGAAACTGGTTCTCAGGCATTATCAAATAAAATATGGCTATCAGATTTATCCGGAAACCGAAATTGGAGAAGGTTTTTATTTAGGACACTGGGGAAGCTTAGTCATCAATCCTAAGGCTAAAATCGGGAAAAACTGTAATATTGCACAAGGGGTCACTATTGGTCAGCAGAACCGTGGCAAGCTTCAGGGTTTTCCTACCATCAGTGATGAAGTATGGATTGGAGCCAATGCTGTTATTGTAGGAGGGATTACTATTGGAAACAACGTATTGATTGCTCCTAATTCCTATGTTAATTTTGATGTCCCTGCTAATTCTCTGGTTGTGGGAAATCCGGGAATCATTTACCCAAGCGAAAGAGCGACAGAAGCTTACATCAACCATACGGTCTGA